The window GATTATTGTTATTGGGGCCTGGGgttagttgtttgtttgtctgtttgttttccattttttatgcTTCCTGTCTCTACTCGCAGGTAACATCATGGTGCTGTGGTCAACCTGCAGAACATCGCTACTTAAATCTGTAACAAACCGGTTCATTCAGAATTTGGCCTGCTCGGGGATCTGTGCCAGCCTAGTCTGTGTGCCTTTTGACATTGCTCTTAGTGCCAGtccacactgctgctggtggaTCTATACCATGCTCTTCTGCAGGATTGCCAAGTTTCTGCACAAGGTCTTCTGTTCAGTGACCATCCTTAGTTTTCCAGCCATTGCTCTTGACAGGTAATGGGGAAAATTTGCCATTAtcctggatttttctttcttctttctctctttgtaATGTGGTATCTCCCTTTGATAAATGTGGTATCACTATCTGTAATGCAACCAATGTTGCCTCTGGAACAGCATATCATTTACCCTTCTCCAAGAAAACTTGTAATCTGCCTCACGAAAAGCACAAACTCCTACGACTTATAACTGTGAAAAGTTAGGTCTGTCACAAAAACTCTGTGAGCTTAAAAGTCCACAGCAGTACTCCAGTAGTAATCAATGTCTGAAATTTgaagtgcattttttttaaatgcacataGAATGTTCAGTGTTCAGCAATGCTTTTACTCAGGGCTTGCCAACCACAGCTTGTGCAAAGCAAAACCCTGCTGTACTTCCAATAGATGGATACATGTAACTTGTGACCAACAGCTTTTTCCAAATAGTCAGGAAAAATCTGTTATTTTAAAGCAACTTTTAAAACTATGAGTCTGGTGCCTCCATCATGTCTTTTGAAATTTTGACTGTGTGCAATGTACTGTCTAGTTTAAAAGTAAGTAAATGGTGAAATCTTCAAAATAATATTCATATGCATCAGCCAAAGTGATGTACTGAAAGAAATTTTCACCACCAAAAATGTGATCTTGACATTTAAATAGTCATTTTTTTCTACAGACAGACCTGCAAAGCAGACCTTTTGGGGGGATATTTGtattggggttttgtttgtttgtttttgtctttcataAACAGGTAGTCAGTTGGCAACCCAGTTAGGGATTTGGAGCGTTATGCTCTGATGGCTCCTGAGAGGTTTCTCATAAGTAGTATGCacacaaattttttttttttttttttttgacagataCTACTCTGTTTTATAccctctggaaagaaaaatatctgatgCAAAATCCCGAGACCTGGTTATCTATATCTGGGCCCATGCAATAGTGGCCAGCATTCCAGTATTTGCTGTGACCAATGTGTCTGATATTTATGCCATGTCCACTTGCTCTGAATCTTGGAGTTACTCCCTTGGCCACCTGATATATGTCATCATCTATAATATCACCACTGTGATTGTACCGGTGGCTGTGGTATTTCTCTTTATGATTCTTATTcgcagagcactgagtgccagccagaagaaaaaagttatcATAGCTGCATTAAGGACCCCTCAGAATACAGTTTCTATCCCATATGCCTCCCAGCGCGAAGCTGAGCTCCATGTCATGCTGCTTTCCATGGTGATGATATTTATCTTCTGCAGTGTCCCCTATGTGACTTTGGTGATTTACCGCACCATACTcaatatttcagatatttcGGTCTTCTTGCTCCTCACTGCTATTTGGTTGCCCAAGGTCTCTTTGCTGGCCAACcctttgttatttttaactgtTAACAAATCAGTACGGAAGTGCTTGGTGGGGACAATAGTACAGCTGCACCAAAGGTTTAGCAGGAGAAACGTTGTCAGCTCGGGTGGTGTTGCAGACGATAATCTGGAGCCCAGTGTCCATTCAGGAAGCCAGCTTCTGGAGATGTTTCATATAGGGCAACAACAAATCTTCAAGCCGACGGAGGATGAGGAGAATGAGACCAAATCCATTGGCTCTGGTGACTTTCAACGGAAAGAAATTCCTACCACCAGTTTAGAGCTAGGACAGACTTCGGTTCACAGGTTAATACCACAGATGACTGCAGACTCTGCAGCTCAGgtggtgccagctgtgcccacagaaGCTGATACAGTAAATGACAAGTATTCCATGCAGTTTGGTTTTGGACCCTTTGAGCTGCCTCCACAGTGGCTCTCCGAAAACCGAAACAATAAGAAGCGACTCCTGCCTCCTTTGGGGAATACCCCTGAAGAGCTAATCCAGACAAAACAGCCTAAGtgtaaagcagaaagaaaagtcaGCAGAAACAATAAAGTCAGCATCTTTCCCAAGGTGGATTCTTAGAAAGAGCAAGAGCTTTAAGTGACTGAGGAAGGTCACTTTCTATTACATGTTTGATCCCATGGATCTTTATTATGTTGAAATTTGTTacagcctgattttttttttgccaaatataaccgaaacaaacaaacaaaaaagaaaaacatatacaCAAGTGTTCCTTATTAATATGAAATgcttaatgaaaataatatatCAAATAAACATGGAAATTTGTAGTTTGAGCTCTGAAATCCTTACGATGATACCTTGTTACTAACTTTCAAAAGTACATATAAATTTGGGAACTCTTTTTATGGCTGAAATATCTCCataatatttcagttttctgggAAATGTTATGTTGTATTAAAATGGACTGATCATCAAAGTAACATAACAGGAAAGGCCATAGAGAGCAGAAGACAGCATGCAGCATGGTAAGTCCTTCCCTCCCACAAATAGACACAGCAAGATTCTGCACATTTCATTAATGAAGAGGGATGGACTATTAAgtgcatttgttttctgttacgTGCATTTATTTGATAAGTGTTAAAacttgctgggtttttttgcacaAATTAGTTACCAAGTATCTGTCAAACAtctaaagtattttaaaacctAAACCCACTGTTTTTTGGCTTAAAACATCCACAAAACCAAGAATACCCAAATAATCATGTGTGTTAAACCTGAAAGAGACCTCGTTTTTATAAAGATCCCACAAATAGTATTGTAGTTTTAAGTAAAAGCTGGATTGGAGACCATGCAGGACAAATCCTGACTCCAATAAACAAATATGTGTATGCTAAGAATCCTGTGATAAAGGGCATATACAAATGTCCCTAAAGTGTAATGTATGTATGAAGTAAGTAAATAAGGGCTATGCCTTGAAATACTTAGCTGCTGGTGCACTCTGCTGTTGTCTTATGGGAAAGCtagcaaatgaaagaaatggCTGTGACATGCTAGTGGTCTCTCTCTGAGTGTGACAGTCTCAGTTTCTGGGACTGTTCTGTGAGAGTGTCTCTCACTCTTACACAGAGAAAGACTAACACAGAAGGATTCTGAGTGTTTTAGTGACAACTGAAGTGCTGGGTGAAGAAGCTGGCAACAGACTTCAAAAGGCAAAGGCTTATTAATGCTGTTGCTCAGTATTGCCAGAGGTAGAgaagttttccttctgtcttcaCAGATACAGATACCAACTCTCCTTCTCCACTTGTCTCGCAGAGCAGACCACCCAATGTATGAACACAAGGATTTCAGATCTGGTGCCTAATTCCTGAGTGAGTCAGTCATGCCAGCCCTGGTATCAGCTCAGCAGCCTTTCTGTGAGAGTTCAGGCattgtgctgcagcctggctctgtgcatAATCACAGGCATATTGTCTCATTTACACTGAATGTGAACTTTCAActgtgtctgtctctgtctgtTACATGACTTAAAACTACTGCAGCCGTGGCATTTTAGTTCTTGTTCAGTTTCAGGCAGTCTTTCATCTGCACTCACTGTTGTCTCTGTGGGTAGTTTCTTAAAAGCACAATCTCTTAACACCCGTTTGCTCCTTGTGGTTTTCCTGTACTTCAGCCCTTTGCTGCATGCTGAACCTTTATCTGTGATTACTGCCTGGTTATGGAAGTAGTTTTCTTTAAAGCATACTTTAAAGGGGAGAAGGTGAAGAATCTTGACAAGTTCACAGTAATTTACTAAATCCAACCAGCTAATCTTataagtgagaaaaaaaatctgctaaagCAGAATGTACCTCTTCTTCCTTTGACATGTCTGGAGGAAGTCACCAGCTTCTGATGGCTCCAAGGTTGTGGATTTCTACAAGTCattaaaagcaaatgttttaataaaagtgtatttaaagaaaagtgTATAAATAGTgtgtaaaatatgtaaaatttcTCCATTTCCTCTTTGGTTTCAGTGCATTTCATTTCTTGCTAGTTCAAGAGCTTCTCAGCTTGGGAGTGAGGAACAGTCTTCAAGGGGTCCAGGTGGGTGGTGGGAGCCTGAGCTGCTCTTCTTAGATGCAGAGATGAGAAGACAGACACAGCTTTCCTGAAATCAGACAGAAGAAAGATTCCAGAAAAAATGGGCCCTTTTGTGGCAGAGATGGAGAAGTACTACAGCATGTATTTTTTCAAGTGccaataaaaagtaatttaatggagtgcttgtttttctaaaattacTGAAAGAACAGATACCATTAAGAAAATCTTGAAAACCTAAAAATCAAAGTAGGAGTTATAGTTTCCTTATGAATTTTGGCTAAGTTTAACATTCATGTCCTGCTTACATATAGGTACTGCTCAAAATCTCTGTGATTACTGAATGTGGATAAATGTTTACTCAGATCGGAACTCCTTTGAAGAAAGCAAACTTGGTTTTGTCCTTTTCAACTCTCATGTTGAATGAAACATCAGTGATAAATATAAAGAGTTAAATTGCACATAATCTTGTGTTATATCTGGAAAGCAAAGGGTTTGTAATTGGTTTTTACTGTTGAGACAAAAATACctctttctttcaaaaagaaTACATGTaaacacttgattttttttttacctgattATATCCAAAGACATTGAAATCCTTCAGCAAGAAATTAACTATAGTGGTTTTCGATACATCAAGAATCACTTGAGAATGTTTTTAGTCCATCTATCAGCAATTTATccatgaggaaaaaattaacaaaagcacacctttttatagaaaaaaccccaacctgtGTAAAATCCAACCTGTTTAATCTG is drawn from Prinia subflava isolate CZ2003 ecotype Zambia chromosome 5, Cam_Psub_1.2, whole genome shotgun sequence and contains these coding sequences:
- the GPR176 gene encoding G-protein coupled receptor 176 is translated as MGYDRSWVLMNESDHAPSQAVSRALGMGNASAGQMVWQGGNASEAGAADGEEHGEEQSYRHFTTTVQVVIFVGSLLGNIMVLWSTCRTSLLKSVTNRFIQNLACSGICASLVCVPFDIALSASPHCCWWIYTMLFCRIAKFLHKVFCSVTILSFPAIALDRYYSVLYPLERKISDAKSRDLVIYIWAHAIVASIPVFAVTNVSDIYAMSTCSESWSYSLGHLIYVIIYNITTVIVPVAVVFLFMILIRRALSASQKKKVIIAALRTPQNTVSIPYASQREAELHVMLLSMVMIFIFCSVPYVTLVIYRTILNISDISVFLLLTAIWLPKVSLLANPLLFLTVNKSVRKCLVGTIVQLHQRFSRRNVVSSGGVADDNLEPSVHSGSQLLEMFHIGQQQIFKPTEDEENETKSIGSGDFQRKEIPTTSLELGQTSVHRLIPQMTADSAAQVVPAVPTEADTVNDKYSMQFGFGPFELPPQWLSENRNNKKRLLPPLGNTPEELIQTKQPKCKAERKVSRNNKVSIFPKVDS